In the Hyphomonadaceae bacterium BL14 genome, one interval contains:
- a CDS encoding ABC transporter permease has product MSLLAAVLVALTALRVNALRSFLAILGVIFGVAAVITTVSLAQGARDAVETRIASLGASTLNITAGSRSRGGRQGGAGSGTPFSDADVNALRTELDFITAASGLVQANVTAVVDGLNWPTQMIGSNADYVEVRDWSLAEGRMFNEAESQRASRLVVIGQTTARELFPSGGALGAVVRVNSQPFEVIGVLGDLGAGAFGQDQNDVMLAPVSTVRSRVTGFSRAGVRDPVQQVWIKVAPGVDMATATLELEDYLRVRRNVAPGADDNFSIRNFADLIRAFNETQRVLGLLLASAGIITLLVGGIGIMNVMLVSVTERTREIGLRLAVGARRRDIRNQFLIESVVLCSAGGVIGLGVGVLVASSIEAFGPALGLTGLAVSVDPSIAVIAIGAAAAVGILFGFYPAMRASRLDPIEALRHE; this is encoded by the coding sequence ATGAGTCTTCTGGCCGCTGTTCTGGTCGCGCTGACCGCCCTCAGGGTGAATGCGCTGCGCTCTTTCCTGGCGATCCTGGGCGTCATTTTTGGCGTCGCCGCGGTGATCACCACCGTCTCGCTGGCTCAGGGCGCGCGCGATGCAGTGGAGACGCGGATCGCCTCGCTGGGGGCCAGCACACTCAATATCACCGCCGGATCGCGCTCGCGCGGCGGGCGCCAGGGCGGTGCCGGGTCCGGCACGCCCTTCTCGGACGCCGACGTCAATGCGTTGCGCACCGAGCTCGACTTCATCACGGCCGCATCCGGCCTGGTCCAGGCCAATGTCACAGCAGTGGTGGACGGCCTGAACTGGCCCACGCAGATGATCGGGTCCAATGCCGATTATGTGGAGGTGCGCGACTGGTCGCTGGCCGAAGGACGCATGTTCAACGAAGCCGAGTCCCAACGCGCCTCACGCCTGGTCGTGATCGGTCAGACGACGGCGCGCGAACTGTTTCCGTCCGGCGGCGCATTGGGCGCAGTGGTGCGGGTCAACAGTCAGCCGTTTGAAGTCATTGGCGTGCTGGGCGATCTGGGCGCGGGTGCCTTCGGTCAGGACCAGAATGACGTGATGCTGGCACCGGTCAGCACGGTGCGCTCTCGGGTCACCGGGTTTTCACGGGCCGGCGTGCGCGACCCGGTCCAGCAGGTCTGGATCAAGGTGGCACCGGGCGTGGACATGGCCACGGCGACGCTGGAGCTGGAAGACTATCTGCGGGTGCGCCGCAATGTGGCGCCCGGCGCGGATGACAACTTCTCGATCCGCAATTTCGCCGACCTCATCCGCGCCTTCAACGAAACCCAGCGCGTGCTGGGCCTGCTGCTGGCGTCCGCAGGGATCATCACCCTTCTGGTGGGCGGGATCGGCATCATGAATGTGATGCTCGTCTCGGTGACCGAACGCACACGCGAGATCGGGCTGCGCCTGGCAGTTGGTGCCCGGCGGCGCGATATCCGCAACCAGTTCCTGATCGAATCGGTCGTTCTGTGCTCGGCCGGCGGCGTGATCGGCCTCGGCGTGGGCGTGCTGGTGGCCAGCAGCATTGAAGCCTTCGGCCCGGCGCTGGGCCTGACCGGCCTGGCAGTATCGGTGGACCCGTCCATTGCGGTCATCGCCATCGGCGCGGCAGCGGCGGTGGGCATATTGTTCGGGTTCTATCCGGCGATGCGCGCGAGCCGCCTCGACCCGATCGAGGCACTGCGCCACGAATAG
- a CDS encoding DUF6460 domain-containing protein codes for MTQTPDTAPPPRTRRSFWQRLAAVKPSDIVLLVVLCVVVGLILAAFNVDPADLWVDFFGAVGRAWTTFFDSIGSTLGWALRYLALGAVIVVPIWIVWRIITAASRR; via the coding sequence ATGACCCAGACCCCGGACACCGCCCCGCCGCCGCGCACCCGGCGCAGCTTCTGGCAGCGCCTTGCCGCCGTGAAACCCAGCGACATCGTCCTGCTGGTCGTGCTGTGCGTGGTGGTGGGTCTGATCCTGGCCGCCTTCAATGTCGACCCCGCTGACCTCTGGGTGGACTTCTTCGGGGCCGTGGGCCGGGCCTGGACGACCTTCTTTGACTCCATCGGGTCCACGCTGGGCTGGGCGTTGCGCTATCTGGCGCTTGGTGCCGTGATCGTGGTGCCGATCTGGATCGTGTGGCGGATCATCACAGCCGCGTCGCGGCGGTGA
- a CDS encoding mechanosensitive ion channel — protein sequence MNTAGMNAEVTQLLDWLAVTGMQALTSVLMAAAILVIGLYAAGFISKRVRAWGIAHPRIDSTLAVFFSSIVKYIIMAVVIIAVLTRFGVETTSLVAALGAMTLAVGLALQGTLANVAAGVMIVFFRPYRVGDFVDISGTAGTVKDINLFLTELSTPDNKQIIVPNGQAWGNVITNFSSYPTRRVDFTFSVDYDTDLELAREVIRQVLEADARIHKDPAVFVELGSFADSSIDFFARVWVNASDYWDVHWDANRRMKLAFDAAGISIPFPHRVMVEKADMAPAKPSAARSKTVIAAAAKAVRAAAALTQVAVEDASPSPEPAPEPAAAKTARKPRVASAAKTGAAASSADGKGKTTRAPATGRKPSGAKQPRKPRSDT from the coding sequence ATGAACACTGCCGGAATGAATGCAGAAGTCACACAACTTCTGGACTGGCTTGCCGTGACCGGCATGCAGGCGCTGACCAGCGTGCTGATGGCCGCCGCAATCCTCGTCATCGGGCTTTATGCGGCCGGTTTCATTTCAAAGCGCGTGCGGGCCTGGGGCATCGCCCATCCGCGTATCGACAGCACGCTGGCGGTGTTTTTCTCTTCCATCGTCAAATACATCATCATGGCGGTGGTCATCATCGCCGTACTCACCCGGTTCGGCGTGGAGACCACCTCGCTGGTCGCCGCGCTGGGTGCCATGACGCTGGCTGTCGGCCTCGCGCTGCAGGGCACGCTGGCCAATGTGGCGGCAGGCGTGATGATTGTGTTCTTCCGCCCGTACCGGGTCGGTGATTTCGTCGACATCTCCGGGACGGCAGGGACGGTGAAGGATATCAACCTGTTCCTGACCGAGCTCAGCACGCCGGACAACAAGCAGATTATCGTCCCCAATGGCCAGGCTTGGGGCAATGTGATCACCAATTTCTCCAGCTACCCCACGCGGCGCGTCGATTTTACCTTCTCGGTTGATTACGACACCGATCTGGAGCTGGCCCGTGAAGTGATCCGCCAGGTGCTCGAAGCCGATGCGCGCATCCACAAGGATCCGGCGGTGTTTGTGGAGCTGGGCAGCTTCGCCGATTCGTCGATCGACTTCTTCGCGCGGGTCTGGGTAAACGCGTCCGATTACTGGGATGTCCACTGGGACGCCAATCGCCGCATGAAGCTGGCTTTCGACGCGGCGGGCATCTCCATTCCCTTCCCCCACCGCGTCATGGTGGAGAAGGCCGACATGGCACCGGCCAAGCCGTCTGCGGCTCGCAGCAAAACCGTGATCGCCGCTGCCGCCAAGGCCGTCCGTGCGGCTGCTGCGCTGACCCAGGTGGCTGTGGAGGACGCGTCGCCGTCGCCGGAGCCGGCCCCCGAACCGGCCGCGGCCAAGACCGCTCGCAAGCCGCGCGTGGCGTCGGCGGCCAAGACCGGTGCTGCGGCCAGCAGCGCCGACGGCAAGGGCAAGACGACGCGGGCACCCGCCACCGGCCGCAAGCCGTCGGGTGCCAAACAGCCGCGCAAGCCGCGCTCGGACACCTGA
- a CDS encoding AMP nucleosidase yields the protein MATFKEADDANAAVDRLNALYEASVANLRAALKAFLSDGTPPSPASRAGGAFAYPELRITYQPEGPVPPVSRAFGKFSEAGVYANTVTHPAMFRRYLTEQIQILADEYPVVIETGLSTQEIPFSYVLDGSDLDLDEVSPAELVRHFPYADLATIDDALPNGERPSRPGRPRPLSLFDAARTDYSLSRLRHYTGTPFDDVQDFILFTNYHRYVDAFVEWAVRQLKEDNDYTALSAAGLVRVDADTPDALGEVMSAHWQRFQMPAYHLMAPNGRGITLVNIGVGPSNAKNITDHLAVLRPECWLMVGHCGGLRHSQRLGDYVLAHAYLRYDSVLDRDLPVEIPIPPIAEIQVALHKAVETVSGDKGEALKRRLRTGTVVTYADRNWELRYYQEARRINQSRSIAVDMESATIAANGFRLRVPYGTLLCVSDKPLHGELKLPGAANRFYQRSVSEHLAAGIEAIEILKREGSAALHSRKLRSFDEPPFR from the coding sequence CTGGCGACGTTCAAGGAAGCCGATGACGCCAATGCGGCCGTCGATCGGCTCAATGCGCTGTATGAAGCGTCCGTGGCCAATCTGCGCGCCGCGCTCAAGGCCTTTCTCTCCGACGGAACCCCGCCTTCGCCGGCCAGCCGGGCCGGGGGGGCGTTCGCCTATCCTGAGCTGCGCATCACTTACCAGCCCGAAGGACCGGTCCCGCCGGTCAGTCGGGCCTTCGGCAAGTTTTCCGAAGCCGGCGTCTACGCCAATACCGTCACTCATCCGGCCATGTTCCGGCGCTATTTGACCGAGCAAATCCAGATTCTCGCCGACGAATACCCGGTGGTGATCGAGACCGGGCTGTCGACCCAGGAGATTCCGTTCTCCTATGTGCTCGACGGCAGCGATCTGGATCTGGACGAGGTCAGCCCGGCCGAGCTGGTGCGTCACTTCCCCTACGCCGATCTGGCCACGATCGACGATGCCCTGCCCAATGGCGAGCGGCCCTCCAGGCCCGGTCGTCCGCGTCCACTCTCGCTGTTTGATGCGGCCCGTACGGATTATTCGCTCTCGCGCCTGCGCCATTACACCGGCACGCCGTTTGATGATGTTCAGGACTTCATCCTGTTCACGAACTATCACCGCTATGTCGATGCGTTCGTCGAATGGGCGGTGCGCCAGCTCAAAGAAGACAATGACTACACCGCCCTGTCGGCAGCCGGCCTGGTGCGCGTGGACGCCGATACGCCTGACGCCCTGGGCGAGGTGATGAGCGCGCACTGGCAGCGCTTCCAGATGCCGGCCTATCATCTGATGGCCCCGAACGGGCGGGGGATCACGCTGGTCAATATCGGCGTGGGGCCGTCCAACGCGAAGAACATCACCGATCACCTGGCCGTGCTGCGCCCCGAATGCTGGCTGATGGTGGGCCATTGCGGGGGGCTGCGCCATTCTCAGCGCCTGGGCGATTATGTGCTGGCCCACGCGTATCTGCGCTATGACAGCGTGCTTGACCGTGATCTGCCGGTGGAAATCCCGATCCCGCCCATCGCCGAGATTCAGGTCGCCCTGCACAAGGCTGTGGAGACGGTCAGCGGCGACAAGGGCGAAGCGCTCAAGCGCCGCCTGCGCACCGGCACGGTGGTGACCTATGCCGACCGGAACTGGGAGCTGCGCTATTATCAGGAAGCGCGGCGCATCAACCAGTCGCGCTCCATCGCCGTGGACATGGAAAGCGCCACCATCGCCGCCAACGGTTTCCGCCTGCGCGTGCCCTACGGGACGCTTCTGTGCGTGTCCGACAAGCCGCTGCATGGCGAGCTGAAACTGCCCGGCGCGGCCAACCGGTTCTACCAGCGCTCGGTGTCCGAACACCTGGCTGCGGGCATTGAAGCCATCGAGATTCTCAAACGCGAAGGCTCTGCCGCGCTGCATTCACGCAAGCTGAGAAGCTTTGACGAGCCGCCCTTCCGGTAA
- a CDS encoding Gfo/Idh/MocA family oxidoreductase — MTDHTRLLRAGVVGAGVFGGYHASKYVAAPGVDFIGVYDPVSDRARAMCAAQGGQAYESLSGLIDACDVLTVASPAVFHHDAVRRALMAGRAVLVEKPLAATVDEARELAELAAANSVVLRVGHQERFVFHAMGLFGDLPRARTLSARRMGVPSARNLDVSVTLDLMIHDIDLVLALAGSAPDRVEAQMVDGRAGLADHVRCTLGFASGLIAELESSRVAEARDRVMEIGYVDDRSVKVDFIAKTFEASPGLALNPDFADDPAARDSLGANVGAFLDAVRGVSTGYPAADGEDGRLALETALRIDTAAGARSRL; from the coding sequence ATGACAGATCACACAAGACTGCTTCGGGCCGGGGTCGTGGGTGCCGGCGTGTTCGGTGGATACCATGCCTCGAAATATGTGGCGGCACCGGGCGTCGATTTCATCGGCGTCTACGATCCCGTGAGCGACCGGGCGCGCGCCATGTGCGCTGCCCAGGGCGGGCAGGCCTATGAAAGCCTGAGCGGGCTTATCGATGCGTGCGACGTGCTCACCGTGGCGAGCCCGGCGGTGTTCCACCATGACGCGGTGCGCCGTGCGCTGATGGCGGGCCGGGCGGTGCTGGTGGAAAAACCGCTGGCGGCGACGGTGGACGAGGCGCGCGAACTGGCCGAGCTGGCGGCGGCGAACAGTGTCGTGCTACGCGTCGGCCATCAGGAACGCTTTGTGTTCCACGCCATGGGTCTGTTCGGCGATCTGCCCCGGGCGCGGACCCTCTCGGCACGGCGCATGGGCGTACCCAGCGCGCGCAATCTCGATGTCTCGGTGACTCTGGACCTGATGATCCACGATATCGATCTGGTGCTGGCGCTGGCCGGCTCGGCGCCTGACCGGGTCGAGGCGCAGATGGTGGATGGCCGCGCCGGGCTGGCTGACCATGTGCGCTGTACGCTGGGCTTTGCATCGGGGCTGATCGCCGAGCTGGAATCGAGCCGGGTCGCCGAGGCGCGAGACCGGGTGATGGAGATCGGCTATGTCGATGATCGCTCGGTGAAGGTGGACTTCATTGCCAAGACGTTCGAGGCCTCGCCCGGTCTCGCGCTGAACCCGGACTTTGCAGACGACCCCGCCGCCCGCGACAGCCTGGGGGCCAATGTCGGCGCGTTTCTCGATGCGGTGCGCGGTGTCAGCACAGGTTATCCCGCCGCCGACGGCGAAGACGGGCGGCTGGCGCTTGAGACGGCGCTGCGCATTGACACCGCGGCGGGCGCACGCAGCCGGTTGTGA
- a CDS encoding NADP-dependent oxidoreductase codes for MTSREIRLVRHFTGPVKPEYFELVETDIPAPGPGEVQVRNAFISVDPYMRGRMIGVKTYVDPFEPGKAMDGGAVGQVTQSNADGFAPGDWVLSMHGWREAYTAPAAGLMKVDANLLPAQAYLGLAGMTGLTAYAGIKRMIDLKAGETLWMSAAAGAVGSAGVQFAKAMGAQVVATAGGADKTAFCQEIGADAVVDYKAVSDLAGAVREAAKPLGGVDAYFENVGGDHLQAALDVIKPFGRIAACGMIARYNDDTPMPGPSNLTQIVGKKLTIRGFIVTDHFDLQREFIADLSKWMMAGQVTMRDTVYDGIERAPEAFMGLFTGANTGKMLVKL; via the coding sequence ATGACATCCCGCGAAATCCGCCTCGTCCGCCACTTCACGGGCCCGGTGAAGCCCGAGTATTTCGAGCTGGTCGAGACCGACATCCCGGCTCCGGGGCCCGGCGAGGTTCAGGTGCGGAACGCCTTCATCTCGGTTGACCCCTATATGCGCGGGCGCATGATCGGCGTGAAAACCTATGTCGATCCGTTCGAACCGGGCAAGGCCATGGATGGCGGCGCGGTGGGCCAGGTGACCCAATCGAACGCGGACGGGTTTGCGCCGGGCGATTGGGTGCTGAGCATGCATGGCTGGCGCGAGGCGTACACCGCCCCTGCCGCGGGCCTGATGAAGGTCGATGCAAACCTTCTGCCCGCCCAGGCCTATCTGGGTCTGGCCGGCATGACCGGCCTCACCGCCTATGCCGGCATCAAGCGCATGATCGACCTGAAAGCGGGCGAGACGCTGTGGATGAGCGCCGCGGCCGGTGCCGTCGGCTCGGCCGGGGTGCAGTTCGCCAAGGCCATGGGCGCGCAGGTCGTCGCCACGGCGGGCGGGGCGGACAAGACCGCGTTCTGCCAGGAGATCGGCGCGGACGCGGTGGTCGACTACAAGGCTGTGAGTGATCTGGCCGGCGCGGTACGCGAGGCGGCCAAGCCACTAGGCGGGGTGGACGCCTATTTTGAAAATGTGGGCGGCGACCATCTGCAGGCGGCGCTGGACGTGATCAAGCCGTTCGGGCGCATCGCCGCGTGCGGGATGATCGCGCGCTATAATGACGACACGCCAATGCCCGGCCCGTCCAACCTCACCCAGATCGTGGGCAAGAAGCTGACCATTCGCGGCTTCATCGTCACCGACCATTTCGATCTGCAGCGCGAGTTCATCGCCGATCTGTCCAAATGGATGATGGCGGGTCAGGTGACGATGCGCGACACCGTCTATGACGGCATCGAGCGGGCGCCGGAGGCCTTCATGGGGCTGTTTACCGGCGCCAATACCGGCAAGATGCTGGTCAAGCTTTGA
- a CDS encoding PaaI family thioesterase: protein MSGGGISAEDLNRAGTGKLPELIGIEVTAAGAARAAGQLAVREALLAPNGFLHAASVIALADTLAGYGVMASLPEGASGFTTVELKSNFLGTAREGVVLGEAVMVHGGRTTQVWDARVWRENDGRTIALFRCTQMILYPR, encoded by the coding sequence ATGAGCGGCGGCGGGATTTCAGCAGAGGACCTCAATCGCGCCGGCACGGGCAAGCTGCCCGAGCTGATCGGGATCGAGGTCACCGCCGCCGGGGCGGCGCGCGCGGCCGGGCAGCTGGCCGTGCGGGAGGCGCTTTTGGCCCCCAATGGTTTCCTGCATGCGGCCAGCGTCATCGCGCTGGCCGATACCCTGGCGGGCTATGGGGTGATGGCGAGCCTGCCGGAGGGTGCCAGCGGCTTTACCACGGTGGAGCTGAAATCCAACTTCCTCGGCACGGCGCGCGAGGGCGTGGTGCTGGGCGAGGCGGTGATGGTCCATGGAGGGCGTACGACGCAGGTCTGGGACGCGCGCGTCTGGCGCGAGAATGACGGCCGCACCATCGCCCTGTTCCGGTGCACCCAGATGATCCTCTATCCGCGCTGA
- a CDS encoding HU family DNA-binding protein, whose amino-acid sequence MNKSELAKAVSDKAGITRAQAGDAIDAFIDAVVGAAKGKDTVQLAGFGTFHAKHREAREVRNPRTGEKIKAKAKTSLAFRPASALKDL is encoded by the coding sequence ATGAACAAGTCCGAACTCGCCAAAGCCGTCTCCGACAAGGCCGGTATCACCCGCGCTCAGGCCGGTGACGCGATCGATGCCTTCATCGACGCCGTGGTCGGCGCCGCCAAGGGCAAAGACACCGTCCAGCTGGCCGGCTTTGGAACCTTCCACGCCAAGCACCGCGAAGCGCGCGAAGTGCGCAATCCGCGTACGGGCGAGAAAATCAAGGCGAAAGCCAAGACCTCGCTCGCCTTCCGTCCGGCTTCGGCCCTTAAGGACCTCTAG
- a CDS encoding DUF2059 domain-containing protein — protein sequence MQKWVSMACAGVLMLVSATGSGQAQADEAERRHYASLIADQMQLETAFADVTRVIVPLIEPSIRQGFPQASEDQVAEAMMLLENAFDEATPEFVAEMVDIYASLFTLEELQALSSFLETPEGARFAELQPELTRQGQVMGEALGQQIVQRIVPQLNAIMRSEADD from the coding sequence ATGCAAAAATGGGTGAGTATGGCGTGCGCTGGCGTGTTGATGCTGGTGTCAGCCACCGGGTCTGGCCAGGCGCAAGCCGATGAGGCAGAGCGCCGCCACTATGCCAGCTTGATCGCGGACCAGATGCAGCTGGAGACGGCATTCGCGGATGTGACGCGGGTCATCGTGCCGTTGATCGAGCCCAGTATCCGCCAGGGTTTTCCGCAAGCCAGCGAAGACCAGGTCGCCGAGGCGATGATGCTTCTGGAGAACGCCTTTGACGAGGCAACGCCCGAGTTCGTGGCCGAAATGGTCGATATCTACGCCAGCCTGTTCACCCTCGAGGAGTTGCAGGCCCTGTCGTCTTTCCTTGAGACGCCAGAGGGCGCCCGCTTTGCAGAGCTTCAGCCCGAACTGACCCGGCAGGGGCAGGTCATGGGCGAAGCGCTCGGACAGCAGATCGTCCAGCGCATTGTCCCGCAACTCAACGCCATCATGCGCAGCGAAGCGGACGACTGA
- a CDS encoding 3-deoxy-7-phosphoheptulonate synthase class II: MTAWSPDSWRAKPAKQLPGYPDAVALKRVEAELTRRPPLVFAGEVKRLKRQLANVASGQAFLLQGGDCAESFKEFSAETVRDTFRVLLQMAVVMTFASAKPVVKVGRIAGQFAKPRSSDTEVIDGVELASYRGDSINDMAFTPEGRTPDPERLLRAYDQSAATLNLLRALASGGYADLHNVHQWTLDFLDGSPAGERYAAYAQRITEALAFMRACGVTPDAAPSLEGVDFFTSHEGLHLPFEEALTRMEHTTGRWYATSAHLMWIGDRTRQPDGAHVEYMRGIENPVGLKCGPSLDPDELIRLIDILNPRDEAGRLVLYVRMGSDKVGEGLPPLVRKVRAEGRNVVWACDPMHGNTIKAANGYKTRPFERVLGELRSFIEIVHAEGAEPGGVHFEMTGQDVTECVGGAGHLSEADLSSRYHTHCDPRLNADQALEMAFQIAEALKPAQKLSRAAE; this comes from the coding sequence ATGACCGCCTGGAGCCCGGACAGCTGGAGAGCCAAACCCGCCAAGCAATTGCCGGGCTATCCCGATGCCGTGGCCCTCAAGCGGGTGGAAGCGGAACTGACCCGGCGTCCGCCTCTGGTGTTCGCCGGCGAGGTCAAGCGCCTGAAGCGCCAGCTGGCCAATGTGGCCTCGGGCCAGGCCTTCCTGCTCCAGGGCGGCGATTGCGCTGAAAGCTTCAAGGAGTTTTCCGCCGAGACCGTGCGCGACACATTCCGCGTGCTGTTGCAGATGGCGGTCGTCATGACCTTCGCCAGCGCCAAGCCGGTGGTGAAGGTGGGGCGCATCGCCGGGCAGTTCGCCAAGCCGCGCTCGTCTGACACCGAGGTGATCGACGGGGTGGAGCTGGCCAGCTATCGCGGCGATTCAATCAATGACATGGCGTTTACCCCTGAAGGCCGGACGCCGGACCCAGAGCGCCTTCTGCGCGCCTATGACCAGTCGGCCGCGACGCTCAACCTGCTGCGCGCGCTGGCGTCTGGCGGCTATGCCGACCTGCACAATGTGCACCAGTGGACGCTGGATTTCCTGGACGGCAGCCCGGCCGGCGAGCGCTACGCCGCCTACGCCCAGCGCATCACCGAGGCACTGGCCTTCATGCGTGCCTGCGGCGTGACGCCGGACGCGGCGCCCTCGCTGGAGGGGGTGGACTTCTTCACCAGCCATGAAGGCCTGCATCTGCCGTTTGAAGAGGCGCTGACCCGGATGGAGCACACCACCGGGCGCTGGTACGCCACCTCCGCCCACCTCATGTGGATCGGCGATCGCACCCGCCAGCCTGATGGCGCTCATGTGGAATACATGCGAGGCATTGAAAATCCGGTGGGGCTCAAATGCGGCCCCAGCCTGGACCCGGACGAGCTGATCCGCCTGATCGATATCCTCAACCCGCGTGACGAGGCCGGACGGCTGGTGCTCTATGTGCGCATGGGATCGGACAAGGTGGGCGAGGGCCTGCCGCCGCTGGTGCGCAAGGTGCGCGCCGAGGGGCGCAATGTGGTCTGGGCCTGTGACCCCATGCACGGCAATACGATCAAGGCGGCCAATGGCTACAAGACCCGCCCCTTCGAGCGGGTGCTGGGCGAGCTCAGGAGCTTCATCGAAATCGTCCACGCCGAGGGTGCCGAGCCCGGCGGGGTACATTTCGAAATGACCGGCCAGGACGTAACCGAATGCGTCGGCGGCGCGGGCCATCTGTCCGAGGCCGATCTGTCGAGCCGCTACCACACCCATTGCGATCCGCGCCTCAATGCCGACCAGGCCCTTGAAATGGCCTTCCAGATCGCCGAGGCGCTGAAACCCGCCCAGAAGCTCAGCCGCGCGGCAGAGTAG
- a CDS encoding Lrp/AsnC family transcriptional regulator, which translates to MRFDGVDRILLESLQREGRISNADLAEQAGLSASACHRRVKALEAAGVIEGYVAILNAEAVGRGLTVIVLVTLENQKRETLERFERAVAEVDEVMECYLTTGAEDYLLRLMVRDARDYERVHRERLSGLPGVARLISNIAMRKVFVRTAVKLG; encoded by the coding sequence ATGCGATTTGATGGTGTGGACCGGATTCTGCTCGAGAGCCTTCAGCGCGAAGGCCGGATATCGAATGCGGACCTGGCCGAGCAGGCCGGGTTGTCAGCGTCGGCCTGTCACCGCCGGGTCAAGGCGCTGGAAGCGGCGGGCGTCATAGAGGGCTATGTGGCGATCCTGAACGCCGAGGCGGTGGGGCGCGGGCTGACCGTGATCGTGCTGGTCACGCTGGAGAACCAGAAACGCGAAACGCTGGAGCGCTTTGAACGCGCCGTGGCCGAGGTGGACGAGGTGATGGAGTGCTATCTCACAACCGGCGCGGAGGACTATCTTCTGCGTCTCATGGTGCGCGATGCGCGCGATTATGAGCGCGTCCACCGCGAGCGGCTGTCGGGTCTGCCCGGCGTGGCGCGTTTGATCTCCAACATCGCCATGCGCAAGGTGTTCGTGCGCACGGCCGTCAAGTTGGGCTAG
- the ald gene encoding alanine dehydrogenase, producing the protein MRIGVPSEIKVHEYRVGLTPNGARELTAHGHEVFVQAGAGLGAGFTDAEYEAAGATMLPDARAVFEAGELIVKVKEPQPVETAMLTPGHVLFTYLHLAPDPQQAEGLRKSGCIAIAYETVTDAQGRLPLLRPMSEVAGRMSVQVGAAALQKSNGGRGVLLGGVPGVTPGKVVILGAGVSGSHAAEMALGQRADVTVMDRAIPKLAEIDQFFRGAVKTRFSTQGAVAEEIAEADLVIGAVLVPGAAAPRLITRAMLKTMKEGAVLVDIAIDQGGCFETSKPTTHENPTYIVDGIVHYCVANMPGAVARTSTLALTNATLPFTLALAGKGAKQALNEDIHLAHGLNVAGGEIAYEPVAKDLGVPYVKPDWLTSL; encoded by the coding sequence ATGCGCATTGGCGTACCCAGCGAGATCAAGGTTCACGAATACCGCGTCGGCCTCACGCCCAATGGCGCGCGCGAGCTGACCGCCCACGGCCATGAGGTGTTCGTGCAGGCCGGTGCCGGGTTGGGCGCTGGCTTCACTGACGCCGAGTACGAAGCGGCGGGCGCCACCATGCTGCCTGACGCACGGGCCGTGTTCGAGGCGGGCGAGCTGATCGTGAAGGTCAAGGAGCCCCAGCCGGTCGAAACCGCTATGCTGACGCCCGGCCATGTCCTGTTCACCTATCTGCACCTGGCACCCGATCCGCAGCAGGCTGAAGGCCTGCGCAAGTCCGGCTGCATAGCCATCGCCTACGAGACCGTCACCGATGCGCAGGGACGCCTGCCGCTGCTGCGTCCCATGTCCGAAGTCGCCGGTCGCATGAGCGTCCAGGTTGGTGCCGCCGCTCTGCAGAAGTCCAATGGCGGGCGCGGCGTCCTGCTGGGCGGCGTGCCGGGTGTGACCCCGGGCAAGGTGGTGATCCTGGGTGCGGGCGTGTCGGGCAGCCATGCGGCCGAGATGGCCCTGGGACAGCGCGCCGATGTGACAGTTATGGATCGCGCCATTCCGAAGCTCGCCGAGATCGACCAGTTCTTCCGCGGCGCAGTGAAGACCCGCTTCTCCACCCAGGGCGCGGTGGCCGAAGAGATCGCCGAGGCGGATCTGGTGATTGGCGCGGTGCTGGTGCCCGGCGCGGCGGCACCCCGCCTGATCACCCGCGCGATGCTCAAGACCATGAAAGAGGGCGCGGTGCTGGTGGATATCGCCATCGACCAGGGCGGCTGCTTCGAGACCTCCAAGCCCACCACTCACGAAAACCCCACCTATATCGTGGACGGCATCGTGCACTATTGCGTGGCCAACATGCCCGGTGCCGTGGCGCGCACCTCCACCCTGGCGCTGACCAATGCCACCCTGCCCTTCACCCTGGCCCTGGCCGGCAAGGGTGCCAAGCAGGCGCTCAATGAGGACATCCACCTGGCTCACGGGCTGAATGTCGCGGGCGGCGAGATCGCCTATGAGCCGGTGGCAAAGGATCTGGGCGTGCCGTACGTGAAGCCGGACTGGCTCACCAGCCTCTAG